CGAACGCATGGATTTGCAGCGCGGATCGTCGCTAGCGAGGCGATTCCTCGCGATCGCAGGGATTTGCAGTGCTCGAAGCAGGCAACGAGACACGGGACAAAGCAACGCGCCAGTAAGACCTGTGTGGCGAACCGCGACGCCGTGCCACCCTGCGCTACCAGACTTGGCACTTGATGCCCGAAGCGCCCGCAATGGCGATCATGGTTCTTACGCCATCGAAGGAATACTTCACGCAGTCGGAGTCGAAGCACAACTCTCCGATGTCGCACTTGATCGTTGCATGACCGGGGCCAAACTCCCGTTCACCGCCGCAAGACGTCGCGGTGACCTCCGTCAGATGAAAGCTCGCTCCCAATCCAGCGTCCCCGCTCTGTTGGGAGCACAGCAGAGTTGCACCGTTGCACTCAGGGCATGGCGGCAATGAGCCGTCAGCCGCCGCGTCCCCTCCCGCGTCAGACGCTGACTTGGCGTCTTGGGACTCCCCGCATCCACCCAGCGTCAGCGCTAGGGCGATCGTGGCCGCGACTCGCGCCAGCATTTGGCGGCTCCTTCCTGACAGCTGAACCATGCCACCGTCTCTGCCATCAGCTCTACCACGTCTGCTGTGAGCCGACCTTCACGTCATCGCCGACGCCACACGTCATTGGTTGAAGAACTTGCAGTGTAGGCTCACCGTGTCGAAGCTGTTTCCGCTGACGGCGAAGGGTTCGCAGCCCCCCAAGCACAGCTGTTTTGTGTCACAGTGAAGGGTCAGTTCTTCGTGACCGAATTCGCGAATGCCTGAGCACGACGTGGCTGTGTAGGTCGAGAAGGTCCATCGCCCTGCTTCCGGACCCGCGTCCTTCAGCACGCAATCGACGCCCAAGGCCTCGCATTCCGCGCACGGCTTGCTGACCGGCGCGTCCTCGCACCCGCCGTCACACGTCGCGTCGCTCTCGGCGTCCCCGGCCGCGTCGCCCCCGGCGTCCCCGGTCGCGTCGCCCCCGGCGTCCCCGGCAGCGCCGCTAGCAGCGTCATCGGCACATCCCCCGGTGGCCGCCAGTGTCAGCGCTACCGGCAGGACCCGAATCAAAGCGAAGCGCGCCAGCATCTTGCGTCTCAGCTGTGTCATGGGCGTCGGCCTTGCGCAAGGCAGAATCGCTTTGCGCACAGTTGCGCAACTTCTGCTCAACCGATCGAGTAGTCGAGCAGGTCCAAGGGTCTGCGCGTTCGCTTTCTCCTTCGAGTGCGTTGGCCGACGTCACTTGCGGCTCCCGCGGGCCTTCGCGCCCCGTTGAGCGCCCCTTCCCGCCCTTTCGCGCGGGGCCCTTGCGCCCCTTCGCGTTCGTTGCGAGCGGATGGACTGTCATGGACGACCATTGCAGTCGCCAGTCGCCCGCGGCCCGCGGCCCGCGGCCCGCGGCCCGCGGCCCCTGCAACCTATCGCCGAGAATTGCTCGGAAAGGTGAGCATTTCGACGACATACTCGGACATGTCCGCAAGTTGATCACCATGACGAGCATTTCTCCGACTTGATCATGGCGACTTGGCGGTTGCGGAGCGTCTCGCGTCGGAACCCTCGCGACGCACTCCGTTGAGAGGCGCGCGCTCGTAGCGCGGTGTTGCTGCGTGAAGTCGCGGCGGTACAGGCGCGCGCTCACCCGGACGTGCTCGGACGAGCGCACCCAAACAGCGAACGGAAGAGTTGCCTACACGCGGCTCGAGCGCGAACGCGCCCGCCGCGTCGCCCCCGCAGTGCCTACACGCGGCTCGAGCGCGAACGCGCCTGCCGCGTCGCCCCCGCAGTGCCTACGAGCGGTCTCGCGCGCGCCGCCCACGCCGTCGCAGCGCGCCGATGCCCAGCAACGAAAACGCGAGTAGCAACGACGCCGGCGAGGGTGTGCGCGTCACGCGACAGCCGCAGCCTCCGTCCTCTTCGTCTTTCGGCGCGGCCGAAGAGCCGCCCGCGCCACCACCCGCGCCACTCGTGCCGCCCGCGCCGCCGGTGCCACTGTTGCCGCCGCTGCCCTCGGCTGCGTACTCGCCGCAAGGGATGAAGTCGTTGGGCGACTCGCGGTCCATCAGCGCAATGGAGTACGTGCCCGCGCCGAAGCCGACCATGGGCATCTCGCCGCGATAGTCCGCGTTGGCGGCGTCGTGCAGTTCGCTGATCAGGTTGAAGTTCTCGTTGCCCTGGCCGGTGTTCCACTCCAGCAGCGGCGCGCCGTCGGTGTCGCCCATCTTGCGCATGGCCACGACGGTTCGCAGATCCACGAACACCCATTCCTGGCTGTCGTACCAGCCGCCGTCGTCGTTGCGGAAGAAGCCGCGGCCGCTCGGCGGCACGAGCTGGCTCTTCATCGCCGCAAGGGTCGCCTTCGCGGCGCGACCCGTCGGATCGACCAAGCCCATGCCCACGGCCTCGATCGCCGCCGCATCCAAAAAGCCCGAACCCTGGTTCAGCTCTTCCAAGCTCTGGGCAATGGTGCCGTCGGGTGCCGCAAGCGTGTTCACCAGGGCGTCGCGCGCGCGGCGCCCCGCATCGCGATAGGTCGTCGCGCGTTCGGTGTCTCCCATCTGCTCCGCGAGGCGAGCCGCGCGGCAGAGTCCGTTCGCCGCCGTCAGCGTGGTGTAGGCAAAGTGCTTCTGCTGGCCGTTCCAATGCACTTCCCAAATGCTGGAGTCGGCGGCAATCAAGCCTGAGGGCTCTTGCAGCGCCACCAGCGTGTCGGCCACCTTGGTGCTGACCGTGGGCCACCAGGTCTGAAGGCTCGCGCTGTCTTTGCTGTGCTCGACGTACTCGTCCAGCGTCCACAAGAACAAACCAAAGCCATCGAACTCGATGTTTGGGCCGTTCTCGTTGGAGTCCGTCTCTTCCACACCGTCGCCGAAGTAGCGCGTGATGCTGATCTGATAGGGGTGCCCGACCTCGTTTTGGTACTTGCCGCTGTCCGCCCCGAGCTGGAAGGCGAGCGCCTTCTTCACCTCGTCGCTGTGTCCCGAGCGAGCCAGGGCCACCACGGCGTAGGCCATGTCGCGCACCCAAGAGATGTTCCACATTCCCGGCGGCAAACTAGCGAGGATCTGCCCGTCGCCCTTGCCGGGTTCGGTGACCTGGCCCATGCGCAGCACCGCCATCGATTGGCGATAGAGCGCCGCTTCGGTGCTCGACAGGCCCGCCGGTGGCGCCGTGTGCCAGGCGTCCCACGCGGCCTTTTCGTCGTCCAACAGCTGCTGCGGCGTCCGACCCTTCACCCAGGCGCGCACTGCATCGATGCGCGGCGCCACGTCGCTCTTGTCGTCGAGCACCACGAAGGATCCGAACCAGGCCGACTGGCCATCGCTGAGCGTGCCCAGATCGAACTGCAGCCCCGCAGCGGCATCGTCGTAGCTGCCGCCGGTGCCGGCGTTGTCGGTCAGATCGGCGCCAGAGCTCAGCAGCGTGAAGGGATTGTCCGGGCTCGACGCGTGGTGCGCCGACGGCGAGAGCGCTCCGTACGCGAGAGTGAGACCACTTCCGCCCCACTCCATCCACGCGTCACGCGCGGCGTCCCACTGCGTCGTTTCTCCGGACGCACTTGGCTCCGGCGCACCGCTGCCAAGATGGAAGTTGAACAGCGAGTAGCCCGACACCGGAACCGCGCCCCCCGAAGTGCGCGTCACTCGCACCAGGTTGACGTAGGCGTGCTCGGCTAGTCCCATCGGAGCGAACACGTACTCGCTGCTCGACAGTCCGCTCAGCTCGCGCTCGATGACGATGACGCCGGTGCCCGGCTCGTAGCGGACGCTCTTGGGCGCCGTATCGACCAACCAGCTGCCGGCTGTACCGGCTGCACCGATGCGCACGCCAGGATAGGCGTCGAAGGCGACGTCCCGCGTGCGACTGCCGTCGCTGCGCGCTTGGTAGGGATGTTCGAGAAAGCTCGTGACCCGACTGCTCGCCACGTCGTAGCCCACGACGGCTCGACCGTTGGACGACACGAGCATGGGAGCGGACTGGTGAGGAGCGACCTCCGCACGGGCCGGCACCGTCAACGCCACGATGGCGGAAGCAAGGAAAGCAGCGCGCATGGCCGGGCAGCCTAGCGCATCGACGCGCGGCAGGCCCGAGGCGGCGACCTCACTGAACGGTGTCGAAGTTCTCGCTATCCTTCGGCTCTTCTCGGTCGCCGGGCGACAGCAAGAAGATGAAGGGAATGGCAGAGATGGCCACGAACAGCAGCCCGACAATCTTGGTGAGGGTGACCAGTCCCGGTTCCATGTCGCGGCGGAGCATGGCGTCTGACTCCAGCCGCCGCAAGCTGATCTTTTTCGCGCAGTTTTTTCAGCATTTCCAGCGCCGGTGGGGCCTGCTATCGAAGCGCCATGCGCGGGCTTCGCTGGGCGTGCTTCGTGGTCGCGTGGGCCCTGCCGTCTTGGGCTCAGACGGACGGCCAGCCTGCGGAACCCGTCGAGCTGGAAGAGACGCCCGAAGCTCCCCCGAGCGTGCCGCCGCCCGTTGAAGAGCCTGCGCCCGTCGGGGGACCGCCGCGAGCAGCGCCGCCGCCCAAAGCGTCGCCACGCCGACACGCAGCGCCGGGCGCGCCGATGAGCGCAGGTGAGCCGATTCGTCCGGGACATCCACTGCGCCAACCGTTGCCGAACGACGTTCCGCCGCTCGAGTATCCGCGCAGCCGTTTCAGTTTCGGATCCTACGGACGCGTCGTCGCAGCTTCGGATGGTCGCGGTGGCGAAGGACGCAACGCCGACGTCGTCGCCTTTGGTTCGCGCATCGACGAGGGCACCTACGCCGAGCTCGAGCTGCGGCGCGACGACTTTTGGAAGCCGGAGCTCGAGTCGCGCATCGTGACCACCTTGGCAGTGGCGGGTCCCGTCTTCCACTACGACGGCAAGTTCGACGCGAAGATCGCCCTGCGCAACTTGTACGTCGAGGAACGCGGCATCGGCGCCAAGGAACTCAGCGTGTGGGCGGGGTCGCGCATGTACCGCGGCGACGACATCTACTTGCTCGACTTCTGGCCCCTCGACAACTTGAACACCCTGGGTGGCGGCGTGCGCTTCGACATTCCAGGTATGAAGAGCTACGTGGCGTTCCACGTCGGGCTCAATCGCGCCGCCGACGAGTTCCAGTATCAAGAAGTGCAGCGCCCTGCGCCCCAGAACCAACCCGGCGCCAGCACCGTTGCCTTGCTGGATCGCCCGCGTCTCATCTCCAGCTTGAAGCTCTCCCACATCCAGATGCTCGACGAAAAGGCGGGCCTCAAGGGCGTGCTCTATGGCGAAGTGCATCGCCTGCCCAGCGGCGAGCGCGAAGAGAGCCCTGGCGTGATCGAGTCGGTGCCGGGCGACAGCGGCGCTCTGTTCGGTGCGCAGGTGGGCCTATTCACCGGTGAGCACGACACCTTCGTCAACCTGTTCTTCCGTCACGCCACGGGCCTGGCTGCCTACGGCGAGCTCGCCACGCCCGAAGGCACGTCACCCGATCGCACCGTCGAAGGCGCCACTGAAACGCGCCTCGGCATCTCCGCCAACTACGAGCACGAGTACTTTGCGGTGGTCGCGGGTGGCTACTTCCGCAGCTTCCGCGAGCCCACGCCGGAGCCCTTCCGCTTCGCCAACATCGACGAAGGCATCTTCGTGCTGCGCCCGCACCTCTTCCTCGGTGACCACGCCGGCCTCGCCGCCGAAGGTTCCTACCAAGCGCAGCAACGCGGCGTGCTCAACGTCGTGACCAAAGAACCACTGCACGCCAAGCTGTGGCGCTTCGGCCTGATGCCGTATCTCTCCCCCGCCGGCAAAGGCGTGTTCAAGCGTCCCCAGCTGCGACTGATCTGGGCCGTGACCCAACGCAACGACGACGCGCGCACCCTCTACGCCATCGACGACGTCTTCGCCCGCCGCAAGACCGAACAATTCTTCGGCATCGGCGCCGAGTGGTGGTTCAACTCCAGCAGCTACGGCGACTAGCCTGGCTCCCCTCCGCGATTTTCGCAGCGTGCGCTGACTTTTCACCCGCCAGAATCGTCGCCGTTGTTGGGGTCTAGGGAGGTCCGCCGCAGCACGTCTACTCAAACCCTGCGCATCGCGATGCGCCGCGCGCGGTTACCAGCGAAAGCGCACTCGAGCCTTCTCAATCCCAATGCTCGGTCACGCTGTCGGGGAGCGTTACCCAAGCGTGCTTGCGCGCTTCGTAGACCGAGAAGACGGGCGACGGGAGGTGAGGATCGGCGAAGGCGCCTACGGGAACGACGATCGAGTCCGGCATCTTGTCGATGAAGTAGTAAACCGTGGCGCCGCACTCGGGGCAGAAGTGGAAGGAGATGCGACCGCCGTCATCGCCCACGCGGACGTAGACCGTGGAGCGACCCGAGAGCTCCACTTCGTCCTTTGGCAGCCGAGTCTGCACGCCAAAGACGCTGCCGGTGCGCTGCTGGCACGCGAGACAATGACAGACGGACGTTCGCGTGATCTCACCGCGAAAGGTGAGCTTCAGTTGACCGCAAGAGCAAGTGGCTTCATGGGACATTCAGACCTCGCTTCTCCTGACGCCCGTCATCAAGTGTGTGCGGAAGGGCACGCGGAGCCCCTGGTCCGTTGCGTACGTGGCGAGCTGCGCCGCGACGTCTTGAACCACGGCCTCGCGTGCCCCTTCGGTTGCGGCTGCGAAGCCCGCCGCCATGGGCGTTGCCCCGACGTGACGGGGCACGAACTCCTGCGGGCTCGGTAGGTCCAGCACCAGCGAGCTCACGCTCGCGTGAACGTCCTCGAACCCTGCCGCCGTGAGTAGTCCGTGAATGGTTCCCACATCCGTGAGGTTGAAAGCCGCGCCCAACCCCGCAGCCGTTTCTGGCCCGATGTGGGTCGCCATGGCTCGCACCAGGGCGTCGAAGTAGGGACTCGCTTCCAGCTCGCACCACAGACTCATTACGGCGCGACCGCCGCATTTCAAGACGCGGTGCATCTCGCTCAGCGCTCGCGGACGATCGCTCAGGAACTGAAGCGTCTGCGCACAGAGTGCCACGTCGAACTCGCCGTCAGCGAAGGGAAGCTCGTAGGCGCTGTGCTCGAGCCACTCGATGGCAGTCTCGCTCGAAAGAGAGCGAGCGACCGCGAGCATCCCAGCGTTCACGTCGACGCCGACGACGCGCCCCGAGGCGCCGACTCGCTGCGCCGCGAACCGCGCGGCGGCGCCCGTACCACAGCCGACGTCCAACACGGACTCGCCCGCGCTCGAGCGCGACCACTCCACGAGCGCTCCGGCAGCCGGCCCGAGGATCGCCGGCACCAGCACCCGCTCGTAGCGCTCGGCAGCATCCTGGGCGAGTTGCCACTGCGTCGACGTCGTCATCGTTACTCGTCTGTAGTTTCTGGCTGCGTCGATGACAAGTCGTGGGGTGGGCCGTCGTGCGTGGCCCGAGTTCGTAGTACGTCGCCGGCTTCGGGGATGCAGCCCGTCGCTGCCGCGCTCAGCTGCGACTGATCGACGCGTCCAGAGTGTAGCCCTCGCCTCGGGTCACGATCGCGTTCTCCAACCCGAGCTTGCGCAAGCTCGCGATGGCCACGTGCACGCGGTGCGCTGCGGACTCCGGTCGCGCGGACTGCCCTGGCCAACCCGCCGCGAACAGCTCTTCGACACTGCGCACCTCGCCGACTTCTCGAGCGCGAATGAGATCGAGCAAGATCAGCCGCAGACTGGTTCGCCGCGCCAAGCTCACCCGGGACTTCGTGACCTCGAACCAAGCGGCATCCGACGCCACACGCAGGGTGCGTTGCGGAGGCTCGGTGCGGCTGAGCAACCGTGCGGGAAGGCGCACCTCGTTGGGCGCCGGCTCTGTGCCTTCGCGGGCATAGAAGGAAAGCACCTCCTCCAAACCGCGGCGCGCGCCGTCCGGATCGTCCTTTCGCAGCATGAAGGCCCGCCACAGGGAAAGGCAATGGCGATCACCCTCGGTGCCGTGCTCGTCCAGCTCGACTCGCGCGCGTTCCCATAGCTCGCGAGCGTAGACGCTGCGACCGAGCTCGGCTTCCGTCGCTGCTTGCGCAGCTCGGAACAACGCAGCAAAGCGATGGCTTCCAATTTCGTCGAGGCGCTCCACTGCGAAACGGTAGCGCGCGAGCGCCGATTCCGGGTCGCCTCGGTCCAACTCCAGATCGCCGTAGAAGCCGTTGAGAATGCCCTCCCAATGGCGGTCGCCCACGCGCCGCGTCAGCCCCAAGGCGCGTTCGAGGACGCGCTCCGCTTCCGCGAAGCGAGACAGCTCGGTGTGAAGGACGGCGATGTCGCCCAGCGTGTGGGCCTGCAACCGCACGTCGCCGAGCTCCTCGAAGATCGCCAGCGCCTGGGTCAGGAACTCCTCGGCCTCGGGCAGCGCGCCCCGCTCCAAGTTGCGATTGCCGAGGTTCTCGAGAGCCGTTCCCTCTTCCCGCCGCGCGCCGCAGCGACGGAAACACGCGAGCGCGGCGCCATAGTGTCGAAGGGCGTCGGCCTGCCGCCCTTCGTAGGCGGATAGCATGCCCCAGGCCGACTCGATGCCACCGGCAAGCAGGTCGTCGTCTGTTTGCTCCAAGAGCGCGGGAGCACGCTCCAGAAGTCTTCGCGCATCATCGAGGCGATCCAGCCAGGTCCACGCCACGCTCAACCGCGCTCCGACGTGAAGCGCGACACGCGGATCGGGGTCGTCGACGGCAGGCTCCAAATCCTTCACTGCCTCCGTCAAGGCACCGATCGTGACCTTGGCCAACCCACGAGCGACCTTGGCTCTGCGTTCGAGCGTGGGTGACGTGACCAGCGGGATCGCGGCGTCCAGCAGGCTCACTAGAAGTTGGAGTGGCCCCCGCGTCGACAGCAGTGGTTCGAGGCCGAGGGCGGCCCAGGCCGCGTGCTCACCATCCCCACGTGCGACCGCGCGCTCATGCACCGCCAGCAGATTCGCTTCGTCAGCCTCCTTCACGCCGCCTGCGCGTGCCTGCGACAGGTAATAGTTGGCCTGGCGCTCCTCGGCCTGGCGCCGCTCATCGCCGCCCATTCGCAGCAGCGAGAATTCGCGGATGCTCTCCAGCAGCGAATAGCGACCTGCGTCGGAAACGCGGACCAGCGACTGATCGATCAAGCGGGTCAGCAGTTCCAGGGCATCACCGGAGCTGAGCACATGGTCGGCAGCATTCAGATCGAAGCCGCCACGAAAGACGGAGCACTCCCCGAGGGCGAGCCGTGCATCGGGCTCCAAGAGCTGCCAGGACCAGTCGATGGTAGCCTCCAGCGTCGCCTGCCGCGGTGGCCGGGAGCCGCGATCCACCAGCGTCTCGAAACGCCGTTCGAGTCGCGCGAGTAGTTGCGCTGGGGTCGCGCTCCTCACTCGCGCCGCACACAGTTCGATTGCCAAGGGCAGGCAATCGAGTTTCGTCACCAGCTCCGAAGCTTCTTCTCGAGCAGGCTGAAAGTCGCCTCGTACGGCACGAGCGCGCGAGAAGAAGAGGCTCATCGCGTCTTCGAGCTGCAAGGGACCGAGATCGACGCAATGCTCGCCAACGATGCGCAGGCGTTCACGACTCGTTCCCAGCATCATGAGCTCGGGTGCCAGGTCGAGCAGCACTTCCACCAGCGGACGCACTTCGCTCGCCACTTGCTCCAAGTTGTCGAGCACGAGAAGGGCGCGCCCCCGGTCGGACAGCGCATACCCGAGCACGTTGGTCAGTACGTCGACGTCCGCCCGCGCGGGTAGAGCCAGTCCCAAGGTGCGGGCCAGTGCTTCTATGCAAGCCAAACGAGTGGTAGCAGCGGACAGATCGCAGACCCACACTGGCGCTGTGGCAACCAAGTCATGAGCAAAGTGGACTGCGAGCCGCGTCTTGCCACTGCCGCCGGGCCCCAGGAGCGTGACCAGTCCACGGCCTTCGCTCCAGTGGCGATGAAGCTCTCCCAACTCGGTCTTGCGGCCGACGAAGTCGTTCCGTTCGCGTGCAAGGGAGGCCACCTGCATCGAGTCCGTCGTAGCCGGTTCAGAATCGGCCCGACAGGGAAACTTGGCCGCCGCCGGGAGTGAGCCACACGCCGGCTTGGGGCGTGGTGCTTTCGGGCTCGCTGCCATCTGCGGACAAGAACAGATACGTGGCCAGACCGACGCCGGCGATACCAACGCCAAAGGAGACGGTGCTGACCAGCCCGAGGCTTTGCGCGCTGTCCACGGCGTCGCGGCCCTCGGCGTTGCACACGCGATTGGGGCAGTTCTGGTCGATGGTGTCGGTCTTCGACGCAGCCATCAGCCCCGTGACCGCGCCGACGGCAAGGCCCGCGACGCCAATGCCGCCAGCGACCCAGGCCAGGGTAGGCGCGCCGGATTTCGACTCTTGCTCACCGGTGTCTCGTTGAGCGGGCGCTGCGCCGCTGACGTCGAGCTCCACCGTACGCGCGTCGCCGGCTTGCAGCTCCACCTCTGCCGATGTGATCTCGTTGCTACCGGAAGCTAGGCGCACGGTGTAGGCGCCGGGATCGAGGGCGAGGGGTCGACCGAGCTCGGCGCTGATGTCGCGGTCGCCGAGAGAAAGGCTCGCGCCTTCGGGCTTGGCGGCGGAGAGCGTGACGGTCAGGGTCGGGATCTTGGGACCGATCTCCGCGCGCTTACGCAATGCGACTGCAACGCGGTCCGCATGCTTGTTCGCTTCCGCGGGGGGAAGCTTGCCCACCTCCGTCAAGAAGCGACCGTAGCTATCGTTCGCGGTCTTGAGCTTGCCCCAACCCTTTTGGCATTCGGCGAGAGTGAACAACACGCCAGCGAGGGGTTCGAGTTCGTGGCTCTGGGCGATCAGCGGACAACCTTCGTCGAAGCGCCCCGCCAAGAACGCTTCCAAGCCCTTGTTGAACAGTTGCTCGGCCCGACTCTCGGCGCGGGCTTGCACGCTGACGGTGCAAAGAGCGACGAGCAACAGCGGGCCGAGGAAACGTCCCATCAAGGCCGCATCGTATACCAGACGCCTGCCGAGTCACTCCCGCTTGTACAGAGAGGCGGGCTTTGGGCTTGGAACGGGCTTCGGCTTGGGTTTGGGCCGCCAGTACACGGTGCGCTTCTTCGTGGCGGGCTTTGCCGAGGGCTCCGGCGCGGGTGCACTGGTTTGCGGGGCGGGCTCCGAGCTGCCGACGGCAAAGCGACTCACCTGGCGTGTGAGCGACAGCGCACCGAGCGCGGAAGCATTCAGTCGCGACTCCAGGGATGGACTGGATGCCGCGACCACGGCCCACGTTGCGCCCACAGCCAACAGCGCGCCCGCCGCAGCGAAGGGCAGCATGCTACGCCGGCGTGGTTTGGCCCACGCGGCGTCCAGGGAAACCTGGCTGTCCGTCAGCGTTCCGCGATGCTCGTCCACCGCAGCGACGGGCAGGGACCCGCCGCTGATGGGCACGGTCACGGTCTCCGTGGGTTCCACGATGGTCGGCACCGACGGATTGCTCGTGCTGCGTCCGACCTCGCGCAACATGGCGTCGCGCTCCTGCAGCGGCTCGGCGGCTACGCGATGCACCCACTCGGAAACGGTGCTTTGCGTGATCACGGGTGCGGCGCGCTCCAAGTCGTGCTGCATTTCCCGAGCCGTCGGGTAGCGGTTGGCGCGATCGCGCTCCAGTCCTTTCAGGGTCACCGCGTCGAGGCTGGTCGGCACTGCCGCACGATGCAGACTGGGGGGCGAGACGGGCCCTTCCAGCAATTGGTAGATCAGCTCCCCGTCGTTGCTGGCTTCGAACAAGCGGCGGTTCGCCAAGCACTGCCACAGCACCACCGCAGCGGCGAAGACGTCCGTCTGGCGATCGATCTTGCCCTGACGAATCTGCTCGGGCGCCATGTAGGCCAACTTGCCACGCAGCTGTCCCTCGCGCGTGGTGTGGATCTGCGACACGGCCTTGGCCACACCAAAGTCGATGATGCGCGCAACGCCGTCGGTGCCCACCAAGATGTTCTGCGGCGAAACGTCGCGATGCACGACCTGCAGCGGCGCGCCGTCCTCGTCGCGTGCTTCGTGCGCGGCGTGGAGCCCGGCGAGCACGCCGACCATCACGTTGGCAGCGACCTCGACGGGAATTCCGCCCTGTGCACTGGCGAGTTTTGCCAGGTGCGACAAGGGCAGGCCGTGGATGTACTCCATGACGATGAACAGTTCGTCGCCGTCCTCCACCACGTCCAGGGTCTGCGCGACGTTTGGATGCACGATGCGCGCTGCCACCCGTGCTTCATCGACGAACATGGCGCGAAAATCGGGTTCACGGGCGTACTGCGGATGCAGCCGCTTGACCGCTACCGTGCGCGCAAACCCGACCTTGCCGTGCAGGCGGGCAAGGTGCACTGTGGCCATGCCGCCCGACGCGATCACGTCGAAGAGCTCGTAGCGTCCCGCCAAGACGGCGGGTTGAAGCGTGCGAGTGGCTCCCACTAGCCATACAGAATACGGGCGCGCGGCCAGCGGGACCAGTGAAGAGCAGTTCGATGGTACTGAAAATGCGTTCGCTGCCGCGCCACGAATGAGGCGCGCGTGCCGCAGGACTGCAGCTTTTTGCTGTCGCTGCTCGACCGCGCGGCGCCGCTGCTCTATGGCAGAACGCGGTGGAGTTTCCGGTCATCGCACCAGGGGAAAGCGTCGGCCCCTACCGCATCGAGGGCGAGGTGGGTCGTGGATCCACGGCGATCGTGTTTCGCGCCGTCGATGCGGCCGGTGTCGCGGTCGCCCTGAAAGTGATGCTCGCGGAGCTCGCCGAAGACGCCGAGGCGCTGCAGATGTTTCTCGACGAGCAGCGCATCGCGTCTCACGTGGACCACGACAACGTCGCGCGAGTGCTGGATACCGGCACGCATCAAGGATCGCCCTTCATCGTGCAAGAGCTGGTGGACGGCTTCTCTTATGCGCAGCTGGCAGAAGCGGCGGCTCACGCGCGGGTCCCTTTGCCCACAGGCCTGCACCTGCACATCCTGTCGCAGGCCGCCCAAGGTCTGCACGGAGCGCACCAGACGCGCAGTGAAGCCGGCGAACTGCTGGGCCTGGTCCATCGGGACGTGAAGCCACAGAACGTGCTCATTGGCCTCGAAGGTCGCGTCAAGGTCGTCGACTTCGGCATAGCCGCCGCGCACGGGCGCAAGACGCGGACGGCAACTGGCAACACCAAGGGCACGCTGGCGTACCTGGCGCCAGAGCAGATCTTGTCGCCGCGGGACGTGGACCGCAGGGTCGACCTGTGGGCGC
This genomic stretch from Polyangiaceae bacterium harbors:
- a CDS encoding serine/threonine-protein kinase, which codes for MGATRTLQPAVLAGRYELFDVIASGGMATVHLARLHGKVGFARTVAVKRLHPQYAREPDFRAMFVDEARVAARIVHPNVAQTLDVVEDGDELFIVMEYIHGLPLSHLAKLASAQGGIPVEVAANVMVGVLAGLHAAHEARDEDGAPLQVVHRDVSPQNILVGTDGVARIIDFGVAKAVSQIHTTREGQLRGKLAYMAPEQIRQGKIDRQTDVFAAAVVLWQCLANRRLFEASNDGELIYQLLEGPVSPPSLHRAAVPTSLDAVTLKGLERDRANRYPTAREMQHDLERAAPVITQSTVSEWVHRVAAEPLQERDAMLREVGRSTSNPSVPTIVEPTETVTVPISGGSLPVAAVDEHRGTLTDSQVSLDAAWAKPRRRSMLPFAAAGALLAVGATWAVVAASSPSLESRLNASALGALSLTRQVSRFAVGSSEPAPQTSAPAPEPSAKPATKKRTVYWRPKPKPKPVPSPKPASLYKRE
- a CDS encoding serine/threonine-protein kinase; this encodes MEFPVIAPGESVGPYRIEGEVGRGSTAIVFRAVDAAGVAVALKVMLAELAEDAEALQMFLDEQRIASHVDHDNVARVLDTGTHQGSPFIVQELVDGFSYAQLAEAAAHARVPLPTGLHLHILSQAAQGLHGAHQTRSEAGELLGLVHRDVKPQNVLIGLEGRVKVVDFGIAAAHGRKTRTATGNTKGTLAYLAPEQILSPRDVDRRVDLWALGVVAWEMLMEQRLFQDANEGGTIWNVVHRAVPDLPTEAIPVAAAAIIRKCLTRERAQRPASAAAVAEALEEAAAECGWSSSAQVAAQLRAIAGR